The Sinomicrobium kalidii genome contains a region encoding:
- a CDS encoding SusC/RagA family TonB-linked outer membrane protein — MTKDYCFKPSGIIQFCLLLLCSSLTVLPARAQEQTVQGQVTAAEDGLPLPGVSIVVVGTTNGTTTDFDGNYQMSVPADAELQFSYIGYTTRTVAVNGQGTVNVSMQAQADQLNEVVVIGYGTQKKELVTGANLQVGGEQLQKQSTTNALQALQGQTPGVQITSTSGQPGSGLNVVIRGLGSTGGNAPLYVVDGVLTGDISYLNNSDIESISILKDAASAAIYGSQASNGVVLVTTKGGKKGELQMTFDQYYGIQRVANKIDMLNAREYASILNEAAVNSGKLPYFSDSDIDAMGSGTDWMGAMFKDNAVTQNYTLGVSGGSENSVFSSSLSYTAEEGIVGGKDLSNYERYNFRINSEHKLYDGRVTFGENLSFAYIKNNGVGVGNQYNNSLRGAFNTNPLVPFYDENGNFYNTSDDSEGWLSGQSNPYASMVYGNQNRNNSQKLVGNVYLEFELLKNLKFRTSLGIDYTANEGHAFSPIYQLSVYDFNNYTTASQSTSKGHSLLWDNLLTYKFNIAENHNFEAMMGTSSYKYEDNYMYGSNVNLVFDDLKRAWLDNALNTDGAQITLNGGPRNINKRMSYFGRLNYTYKDKYLLNATFRADGSSQFHENNRWGYFPSVSAGWVATEEEFLRNATWLSFFKLRASWGQVGNQNAGNFQYLSPVTFANTNYIFGNEEGALSPGAYPSRYANPDLKWEASEQIDIGFDARLFRNSLTVNFDWYKKTNKDWLIKPPILATAGADAPWINGGDVVNKGVELALNYHGNIKDLNFTVGVNGAYNKNTVGNIPTEDGIIHGEANQLFDNSSEFYRAQSGYPLGYFWGLETAGIFQTEQDVLNHTSNGTVIQPSAQPGDVIYVDQNGDGSINDLDKINIGDPNPDFNFGFNIALDYQAFDLSLQANGVAGNQIVQSYRNQSSQYANHTTAILDRWHGPGSSNSVPRVTEDNRNWVNFSDLYVQDGDFLRISNVTVGFDIAKLKLNKKFFASQFRVYASVLNLYTFTNYNGMDPEIGYGISNDDYNFSSGVDLGYYPRPRTFMMGLNVKF; from the coding sequence ATGACAAAGGATTATTGCTTTAAGCCTTCGGGGATAATTCAATTTTGTCTGCTGCTTTTATGCAGTAGTCTAACCGTTTTGCCTGCCCGGGCGCAGGAGCAAACGGTTCAGGGGCAGGTGACCGCCGCAGAAGACGGTTTGCCGCTCCCTGGAGTGAGCATTGTAGTGGTAGGGACCACCAATGGGACCACTACTGATTTTGACGGAAATTACCAGATGTCCGTTCCTGCGGACGCCGAACTTCAGTTCAGTTATATCGGTTACACCACCCGGACGGTGGCTGTTAATGGGCAGGGTACCGTTAATGTTTCCATGCAGGCACAGGCCGATCAGCTGAATGAGGTTGTTGTTATCGGTTATGGTACCCAGAAAAAGGAACTGGTCACGGGAGCCAATCTGCAGGTAGGCGGTGAGCAGCTTCAAAAACAGAGCACGACCAATGCTTTGCAAGCCCTGCAGGGACAAACCCCGGGGGTCCAGATCACCTCTACGTCCGGGCAGCCCGGGTCGGGTCTGAATGTGGTCATCCGGGGGTTGGGTTCCACGGGGGGTAATGCGCCGCTCTATGTGGTAGATGGTGTATTGACCGGGGATATCTCATACCTGAACAATTCCGATATTGAATCGATCTCTATTTTGAAGGATGCCGCCTCTGCTGCCATTTATGGTTCACAGGCTTCCAATGGGGTGGTGCTGGTTACTACCAAAGGAGGTAAAAAAGGAGAACTGCAAATGACCTTCGACCAATATTACGGTATACAGAGGGTTGCCAATAAAATAGATATGCTCAACGCCAGAGAATATGCCAGTATACTTAATGAAGCTGCCGTAAATTCCGGGAAACTGCCCTATTTCAGCGATAGTGATATCGATGCCATGGGAAGCGGTACGGATTGGATGGGTGCCATGTTCAAAGACAATGCGGTAACCCAGAATTATACCCTGGGTGTTTCCGGGGGCTCGGAAAATTCCGTGTTCTCATCTTCACTATCCTACACTGCCGAAGAAGGAATTGTAGGCGGAAAGGACCTTTCTAATTACGAACGTTATAACTTCAGGATAAATTCCGAACACAAGCTCTACGATGGTAGGGTAACGTTTGGGGAAAACCTCAGTTTCGCTTATATTAAAAACAATGGAGTTGGTGTAGGTAACCAATACAATAATTCGTTAAGAGGGGCATTCAACACAAACCCATTGGTGCCTTTTTATGACGAAAACGGCAATTTTTATAACACTTCCGATGATAGTGAAGGCTGGTTATCCGGACAATCAAATCCGTACGCTTCCATGGTTTACGGAAACCAGAACAGGAACAACAGCCAAAAGCTTGTCGGTAATGTTTACCTGGAATTCGAATTGCTTAAAAACCTTAAATTCAGAACAAGCCTGGGAATCGATTATACGGCTAATGAGGGACATGCTTTCAGTCCCATCTATCAATTATCCGTCTATGATTTCAATAACTATACTACGGCCAGCCAGTCTACGAGCAAAGGACACTCCCTGTTGTGGGATAACTTGCTGACTTATAAGTTCAATATCGCTGAAAACCATAATTTCGAAGCTATGATGGGGACTTCCTCATACAAGTACGAAGACAACTATATGTACGGAAGCAATGTGAACCTGGTTTTTGACGATCTGAAACGCGCCTGGCTGGACAATGCCCTGAACACCGACGGTGCGCAGATAACATTAAATGGCGGACCGAGGAACATCAACAAAAGGATGTCGTATTTCGGAAGGCTGAATTATACCTACAAAGACAAATACCTTTTAAACGCCACCTTCAGGGCAGATGGTTCTTCGCAGTTCCATGAAAATAACCGCTGGGGCTATTTCCCGTCGGTTTCCGCAGGATGGGTGGCTACCGAAGAAGAATTTCTCAGAAATGCTACCTGGCTAAGCTTCTTTAAATTGAGAGCAAGCTGGGGCCAGGTAGGGAACCAGAATGCGGGGAATTTCCAATACCTGTCGCCTGTAACATTTGCGAATACCAATTACATTTTCGGAAATGAAGAAGGTGCGCTGTCCCCCGGAGCCTATCCGAGTAGATATGCCAATCCTGACCTGAAATGGGAGGCTTCCGAGCAGATAGATATAGGTTTTGACGCCCGCTTGTTCCGCAACAGTCTGACGGTCAATTTCGATTGGTACAAGAAGACCAACAAAGACTGGCTGATCAAACCTCCTATCCTCGCTACAGCAGGTGCTGATGCTCCCTGGATCAATGGCGGAGATGTGGTAAACAAAGGGGTAGAATTGGCCTTAAATTACCACGGTAATATTAAAGATCTGAATTTCACGGTAGGAGTTAACGGCGCTTACAACAAAAATACCGTGGGTAATATCCCCACGGAAGACGGTATTATTCATGGAGAAGCGAACCAGTTGTTTGACAATTCATCGGAATTTTACCGGGCGCAGAGCGGGTATCCTTTGGGATATTTCTGGGGACTCGAAACCGCAGGTATTTTTCAAACCGAGCAGGATGTGCTGAACCACACCTCAAACGGAACTGTAATACAGCCTTCGGCGCAACCGGGAGATGTTATTTATGTAGACCAGAACGGAGATGGTAGTATTAATGACCTGGATAAGATAAATATCGGTGACCCTAATCCCGATTTCAATTTCGGTTTTAACATCGCATTAGACTACCAGGCCTTCGATTTATCCCTGCAGGCCAATGGTGTAGCAGGCAATCAGATCGTACAATCGTACAGGAACCAGTCCAGCCAGTATGCGAACCACACTACGGCAATCCTGGACCGCTGGCACGGCCCCGGTTCGTCCAATAGTGTGCCCAGGGTTACTGAAGACAACAGGAACTGGGTAAACTTTTCCGACCTCTATGTACAGGACGGGGACTTCCTGAGGATCAGTAACGTGACCGTTGGTTTTGATATAGCGAAACTAAAGTTGAACAAAAAATTCTTTGCCAGCCAGTTCAGGGTTTACGCGTCTGTGCTTAACCTCTATACATTTACCAATTATAACGGTATGGATCCCGAGATCGGATATGGAATTTCGAATGACGATTATAACTTTTCTTCGGGTGTAGACCTCGGGTATTATCCCAGGCCGAGGACATTTATGATGGGATTAAATGTTAAATTCTAA
- a CDS encoding NUDIX hydrolase, whose protein sequence is MNKKAIDSVSIKEMDSDVVDAVTIDCTIFGFNEGTLEVLLVQHAEGISKGKWGLPGGWIKKEESIDDAAYRLLRDLTGIDNIYLEQLKAFGSPDRFPLSRVITIGYYALIKKEDYRLTPGFTASAVKWYKVKEIPELIYDHAQILEISLKRLKRRVRQAPVGFNLLPEKFTLLQLMHLYEEILEVEMDKPNFRRKFLRMKLLVPLDEKETDVSHRAAQLYKFDPKIYEKLTEKGFNFEF, encoded by the coding sequence ATGAATAAAAAAGCCATCGATTCCGTGTCTATAAAAGAGATGGACAGTGATGTTGTAGATGCCGTAACCATTGATTGCACCATATTCGGGTTTAATGAAGGGACGCTTGAAGTTTTACTGGTACAACATGCCGAAGGCATAAGCAAAGGAAAGTGGGGATTGCCCGGAGGGTGGATCAAAAAAGAAGAAAGCATCGACGATGCGGCATACAGGCTTTTAAGAGATCTTACCGGAATTGACAATATTTACCTCGAACAGCTAAAAGCTTTTGGCAGCCCGGACAGGTTTCCCCTCAGCCGGGTTATCACCATAGGATATTACGCCCTTATCAAAAAGGAAGACTACCGCTTAACCCCCGGTTTTACGGCTTCCGCTGTTAAATGGTACAAAGTGAAGGAAATCCCCGAACTTATTTATGACCACGCCCAGATCCTCGAAATCAGTCTCAAACGGTTGAAAAGAAGGGTACGCCAGGCCCCGGTAGGTTTTAACCTCCTCCCCGAAAAATTCACCTTGTTGCAGTTAATGCATTTGTACGAAGAGATCCTCGAAGTGGAAATGGACAAACCCAATTTCCGACGCAAGTTCCTCAGAATGAAACTCCTTGTCCCTCTCGACGAAAAGGAAACCGATGTATCGCACCGCGCCGCACAGTTGTATAAGTTCGACCCGAAAATATACGAAAAACTCACCGAAAAAGGGTTTAATTTCGAATTTTGA
- the gcvT gene encoding glycine cleavage system aminomethyltransferase GcvT: MKNTALTDVHTALGAKIVPFAGYNMPVQYEGVNAEHETVRNAVGVFDVSHMGEFIISGDKALDLIQKISSNDAARLTIGKAQYSCMPNDKGGIVDDLIIYRLGETEYLLVVNAANIEKDWKWIESHNTFGADMKDVSDHYSLLAIQGPKAVEAMQSITPVDLASIPFYHFETGEFAGVQDIIISATGYTGSGGFEIYCKNEDAKQVWDKVFEAGADFGIKPIGLAARDTLRLEMGYCLYGNDIDDTTSPIEAKLGWITKFTKDFVNAEALKKQKEDGPERKLVAFELTEKGIPRQGYDIVDGEGSKIGNVTSGTMSPSLGKGIGMGYVPAEVAKPGNTVHIQIRKKAVPATLVKLPFYKN; the protein is encoded by the coding sequence ATGAAGAACACAGCACTGACCGATGTACATACCGCCCTCGGGGCCAAAATCGTTCCTTTTGCAGGATACAACATGCCCGTACAATACGAAGGGGTTAACGCAGAACACGAGACCGTAAGGAACGCCGTCGGGGTTTTTGACGTAAGCCATATGGGCGAATTTATCATCAGCGGTGACAAGGCCCTCGACCTTATTCAGAAAATCTCTTCCAACGATGCCGCCAGGCTCACCATCGGCAAGGCACAGTACAGTTGCATGCCCAACGACAAGGGGGGCATTGTGGACGACCTTATCATATACCGCCTCGGGGAAACCGAATACCTGCTGGTGGTCAATGCCGCCAATATCGAAAAAGACTGGAAGTGGATCGAATCGCACAACACTTTCGGGGCCGATATGAAAGACGTATCAGACCATTATTCGTTACTCGCCATTCAGGGACCGAAAGCTGTTGAGGCCATGCAGTCCATTACCCCGGTCGATCTGGCGTCAATACCTTTCTATCATTTTGAAACCGGAGAATTTGCCGGAGTACAGGATATCATTATCTCGGCCACCGGGTACACAGGCAGCGGAGGCTTCGAGATTTACTGTAAGAACGAAGACGCAAAACAGGTTTGGGATAAAGTGTTTGAAGCCGGGGCCGATTTTGGCATAAAACCCATTGGCCTTGCCGCAAGGGACACCCTGCGACTTGAAATGGGATACTGCCTGTACGGAAATGATATTGACGACACCACATCGCCCATCGAGGCCAAACTGGGATGGATCACCAAGTTTACCAAGGACTTCGTAAACGCCGAAGCACTCAAAAAACAGAAAGAAGACGGCCCGGAAAGAAAACTGGTGGCCTTTGAACTTACCGAAAAAGGCATTCCGAGACAAGGCTATGACATTGTAGACGGCGAAGGCAGTAAAATAGGAAATGTTACCAGCGGTACCATGTCCCCTTCCCTCGGAAAAGGTATCGGCATGGGCTATGTGCCTGCCGAAGTGGCCAAACCGGGAAACACCGTTCACATACAAATACGAAAAAAGGCCGTACCCGCAACCCTGGTAAAACTGCCTTTCTATAAAAACTAA
- a CDS encoding glutaminase, with the protein MEYQRILEEIHAALKDVPQKGMVASYIPELRKIDADRFGLYLLTLDKQEFGTGHFDTPFSIQSISKVLSLARALEFVGTDLWERVDVEPSGNPFNFLTLLELERGIPRNPFINAGALVVSDVLLSHFDNPKEDFLNYVRELAQDGSICYNEAVAASEKATGYRNAAAANLLKAFGNMHNKVEDVLDFYFYQCSLSMSCRQLATTFYMFANSGKNAGGKTFISPSQVKRINAVMLTCGFYDEAGEFAFEVGLPGKSGVGGGIVAVHPGKYCISTWAPGLNEKGNSLLGMQALEMFTTKTGYSIF; encoded by the coding sequence ATGGAGTACCAGCGTATCCTGGAAGAAATTCACGCCGCCCTGAAGGACGTCCCGCAAAAAGGGATGGTAGCTTCCTATATCCCGGAACTCCGGAAAATAGATGCCGACCGTTTCGGGCTTTACCTCCTTACGCTGGACAAACAGGAATTCGGTACGGGACATTTTGATACTCCCTTTTCCATACAAAGCATCTCCAAGGTGCTCTCCCTGGCCAGGGCACTGGAATTTGTAGGCACCGACCTCTGGGAGCGGGTGGATGTGGAGCCATCGGGGAACCCGTTTAACTTCCTCACGCTCCTGGAGCTCGAAAGGGGAATTCCCCGCAACCCCTTTATCAATGCCGGGGCCCTTGTGGTAAGTGATGTGCTCCTCTCCCACTTTGACAATCCGAAAGAAGATTTCCTGAATTACGTCAGGGAACTTGCACAAGACGGTTCAATTTGTTATAATGAAGCTGTGGCCGCTTCCGAAAAAGCTACCGGCTATCGCAATGCCGCGGCGGCCAACCTGTTAAAAGCCTTCGGGAACATGCACAACAAGGTAGAAGACGTACTGGACTTCTATTTTTACCAGTGCTCCCTTTCCATGAGTTGCAGGCAACTGGCCACAACGTTCTATATGTTTGCCAATTCGGGAAAAAATGCGGGCGGCAAAACCTTCATCTCCCCGAGTCAGGTAAAAAGGATAAACGCCGTGATGCTCACCTGCGGGTTTTACGACGAGGCCGGAGAATTTGCCTTCGAGGTCGGCCTCCCCGGAAAAAGCGGCGTGGGCGGAGGCATTGTAGCCGTACATCCCGGGAAGTATTGTATTTCCACATGGGCCCCGGGGCTGAACGAAAAAGGAAATTCCCTGCTGGGCATGCAGGCATTGGAAATGTTTACAACAAAAACAGGATATTCCATATTCTGA
- a CDS encoding sugar nucleotide-binding protein produces MRRILILGASGFIGSSLYRELCPYYDTYGTYFTNTSYVNNQHFLYFNLETDPVESLIESVKPTCIISALRGNFEEQVHLHKEITTIIAKRGIRIIFLSSANVFDAFSNFPSYEYDKTLSESIYGRFKIKIENMLLRLPVWQYVIARMPMVFGPKSPRLNELKQFLENREAYEVFPDLVMNVTAADKVAQQVHYLINRHKSGIYHLGSRDLVHHNEFIRDISQELGYKKPLFKNVYTRNTDRFLAVLPKDNKLPEQFQIEVRDVINSTVLR; encoded by the coding sequence TTGAGAAGGATATTGATATTAGGAGCAAGCGGATTTATAGGAAGTTCCCTCTACAGGGAACTGTGCCCCTATTACGATACGTATGGCACCTATTTCACCAATACTTCTTATGTGAACAACCAGCATTTCCTGTATTTTAACCTGGAAACCGATCCGGTAGAGTCGCTCATCGAATCCGTAAAGCCCACCTGTATCATATCTGCCCTTCGCGGTAATTTTGAAGAACAGGTTCACCTGCACAAGGAAATAACCACCATCATAGCCAAACGGGGTATCCGCATCATATTCCTCTCTTCGGCCAATGTATTTGATGCGTTCAGCAATTTTCCCTCTTACGAATACGACAAAACCTTATCAGAAAGCATCTACGGCAGGTTCAAAATAAAGATAGAAAACATGCTGCTGCGGCTGCCTGTGTGGCAATACGTTATAGCCCGGATGCCCATGGTATTCGGACCAAAATCGCCCAGGCTTAACGAACTGAAGCAATTTCTCGAAAACCGTGAGGCCTACGAGGTCTTTCCCGACCTGGTGATGAACGTCACCGCTGCCGACAAGGTTGCGCAGCAGGTGCATTATCTCATCAACAGGCACAAGTCCGGCATCTATCACCTCGGAAGCCGGGACCTCGTCCACCACAACGAATTTATACGGGATATCAGTCAAGAGCTCGGATACAAAAAACCGCTTTTCAAAAATGTATATACCCGCAATACCGACAGGTTCCTCGCCGTGCTCCCCAAAGACAACAAATTGCCGGAGCAATTCCAGATCGAGGTCCGTGATGTCATTAACAGTACGGTCCTGCGCTGA
- a CDS encoding YebC/PmpR family DNA-binding transcriptional regulator, with translation MGRAFEFRKTRKLKRWSAMAKTFTRLGKDIVIAVKEGGPHPETNARLRAIIQNAKAANMPKDNIERAIKRASDKNTENYKEVLFEGYGPHGIAVLVEAATDNNNRTVANIRSYFNKCNGNLGTSGSVEFMFDHTCNFRINGEGIDIEELELEMIDFGAEEVFEDEDGILIYAPFESFGAIQKELESRDIEILSSGFERIPQVTKKLEPEQVADIEKLLEKIEEDDDVQNVYHTMEE, from the coding sequence ATGGGAAGAGCTTTTGAGTTCAGGAAAACGCGGAAATTAAAAAGGTGGAGTGCCATGGCCAAAACCTTTACCCGCCTGGGCAAGGATATTGTGATTGCAGTGAAAGAAGGTGGCCCCCACCCGGAGACCAATGCGCGATTGCGGGCCATAATACAAAATGCCAAGGCGGCCAACATGCCCAAGGACAATATAGAGCGCGCCATAAAAAGAGCTTCCGACAAAAACACCGAAAACTATAAAGAAGTCCTTTTCGAAGGCTACGGACCTCACGGGATCGCCGTCCTTGTCGAAGCTGCCACAGATAACAACAACCGTACGGTAGCCAACATACGAAGCTACTTTAACAAGTGCAACGGCAACCTGGGCACCAGCGGTTCTGTGGAATTCATGTTCGACCATACCTGTAATTTCCGCATCAATGGCGAAGGAATTGACATTGAAGAACTGGAACTGGAAATGATCGATTTCGGGGCCGAAGAAGTCTTTGAGGATGAAGACGGAATTCTCATCTATGCCCCTTTCGAAAGCTTCGGCGCCATTCAGAAGGAACTGGAAAGCCGGGATATTGAAATCCTCTCTTCAGGATTTGAAAGAATCCCCCAGGTCACCAAAAAGCTGGAACCCGAACAGGTGGCCGATATTGAAAAATTACTGGAAAAGATCGAGGAAGACGACGACGTGCAAAATGTTTATCACACTATGGAGGAATAG
- a CDS encoding right-handed parallel beta-helix repeat-containing protein, with product MKAQIKFILLIGILTFFACEKEDTFIPEPNTSSGEEVVSTEPETSQKEKETTSARSISVATEADLRSAVSSANPGDIITINGTIYLTQTLELARSGTSSSKINITGGVLNCSNQPSGSWGVKVNGSYWNITNMTIRNAPDCGIVFQHGGHNYVYNVTTSYNGDSGLQIYNGSHDNYVRQCYSNDNYDPQNGGENADGYACKLSAGKNNVFEDCTAHHNSDDGWDLYDQPYTVTIRGCTASNNGYGSNGDGNGFKLGSAGQSVPHTVTNNSAINNQAWGYDGNGNTGHITITGSGGYGNVKGLFTRIY from the coding sequence ATGAAAGCCCAAATTAAATTCATCTTACTGATTGGAATTTTAACATTCTTTGCATGTGAAAAAGAAGACACCTTTATTCCCGAACCGAATACTTCTTCAGGGGAAGAGGTTGTTTCTACCGAACCGGAGACTTCTCAAAAAGAAAAGGAAACCACTTCTGCCAGATCAATTTCAGTGGCTACTGAAGCGGATTTAAGATCGGCGGTTTCCTCGGCTAATCCGGGAGATATTATTACCATTAACGGAACGATATACTTAACACAAACACTGGAATTGGCCAGAAGCGGAACTTCAAGTTCAAAAATTAATATCACCGGGGGAGTTTTAAACTGCTCTAATCAACCTTCGGGTAGTTGGGGAGTTAAAGTAAATGGCAGTTACTGGAATATTACTAATATGACTATAAGAAATGCTCCTGATTGCGGGATCGTATTTCAGCACGGAGGTCATAATTATGTATATAACGTAACAACTTCCTACAATGGGGATTCCGGTTTGCAAATTTATAACGGGAGCCATGATAATTATGTCAGGCAGTGTTATTCAAACGATAATTATGATCCTCAGAATGGCGGGGAAAATGCAGATGGATATGCTTGTAAATTGTCGGCAGGAAAAAATAATGTATTTGAAGATTGTACTGCACATCACAATTCTGACGATGGCTGGGATTTATATGACCAGCCTTATACGGTAACAATCAGAGGTTGTACGGCCAGTAATAACGGATATGGTTCAAACGGAGACGGAAATGGTTTTAAATTAGGCAGCGCAGGGCAATCTGTTCCGCATACGGTAACAAATAATTCGGCAATAAATAATCAGGCCTGGGGGTATGACGGAAATGGAAATACAGGGCATATTACCATAACCGGAAGCGGAGGTTATGGAAATGTGAAAGGCCTTTTTACAAGAATATATTAA
- a CDS encoding GNAT family N-acetyltransferase — MTYKRRPISPPSERDTESGGDPTTKSMIEIREAFAGDVPLIQQIAYRTWPDTFKDILTEQQIAYMLEMMYSTTSLTEQLTERGHRFFLAGEGDVYLGFMGCETGYQSTSKTKIHKIYILPEAQGKGVGKKLIRKGVAVAREAGDTVLSLNVNKYNPAIGFYERTGFKKTAEEVIPIGNGYVMDDFVMDWAFEN, encoded by the coding sequence ATGACGTATAAAAGACGACCAATTTCTCCCCCTTCGGAAAGAGATACCGAAAGCGGGGGAGATCCAACAACCAAATCCATGATAGAAATTCGTGAAGCTTTTGCCGGGGATGTTCCGCTCATTCAGCAGATCGCTTACCGTACCTGGCCCGATACGTTTAAGGATATCCTGACAGAACAGCAGATTGCCTATATGCTGGAAATGATGTACAGTACAACTTCCCTTACCGAACAACTGACGGAAAGAGGGCACCGCTTTTTCCTGGCGGGGGAAGGCGATGTTTACCTCGGTTTTATGGGATGTGAAACAGGGTATCAGAGCACTTCAAAAACGAAAATACACAAAATCTATATTTTACCTGAAGCCCAGGGCAAGGGGGTCGGGAAAAAGCTTATCCGAAAGGGTGTGGCGGTGGCAAGGGAAGCGGGCGATACCGTACTTTCCCTTAATGTAAACAAGTATAACCCGGCTATAGGCTTTTATGAAAGGACGGGCTTTAAAAAGACGGCCGAAGAGGTCATTCCTATCGGTAACGGCTACGTCATGGACGATTTTGTGATGGACTGGGCTTTTGAAAATTAA
- a CDS encoding 2-isopropylmalate synthase — translation MSKEKVQIFDTTLRDGEQVPGCKLNTNQKLVIAERLDELGVDVIEAGFPISSPGDFTSVVEIAKLVKNATVCGLTRAVKKDIEVAAEALKFAKKPRIHTGIGTSDSHIKYKFKATREEIIERAVTAVAYARTFVDDVEFYAEDAGRTDNEFLARVCEAVVAAGATVLNIPDTTGYCLPEEYGAKIKYLRENVKDIDKAIISCHCHNDLGLATANSIAAVTNGARQIECTINGVGERAGNTSLEEVVMILRQHPTLNLDTNINSRLLYDTSKMVSEGMGMPVQPNKAIVGANAFAHSSGIHQDGVIKNRETYEIIDPADVGVTESAIVLTARSGRAALAFRAKKVGYELTKLQLDDVYREFLKFADRKKEVLDDDIHQIMNVCKITEARAV, via the coding sequence ATGAGTAAAGAAAAAGTACAAATCTTTGACACAACGCTCCGAGATGGCGAACAAGTCCCCGGATGCAAGCTGAATACCAATCAGAAACTGGTAATCGCTGAGCGCCTGGACGAACTTGGAGTGGACGTCATAGAGGCCGGATTCCCCATTTCCAGCCCGGGAGATTTTACATCGGTCGTCGAAATAGCAAAGTTAGTGAAAAATGCAACGGTGTGCGGGCTCACCAGGGCGGTAAAAAAAGATATTGAAGTTGCTGCGGAAGCCCTGAAATTTGCTAAAAAGCCCCGTATACATACCGGGATAGGCACTTCGGATTCACATATTAAATACAAGTTCAAGGCCACCCGTGAGGAGATCATAGAACGCGCCGTCACCGCCGTAGCCTACGCCAGGACATTCGTGGATGACGTGGAATTCTATGCTGAAGATGCCGGGCGTACCGACAATGAGTTCCTGGCACGTGTATGCGAGGCTGTCGTAGCAGCAGGGGCCACCGTGCTCAACATTCCGGATACCACCGGGTACTGCCTGCCCGAAGAATACGGCGCCAAGATCAAATACCTGCGCGAAAACGTAAAGGACATAGACAAAGCCATTATCTCCTGCCACTGCCACAACGACCTTGGCCTGGCCACTGCCAATTCCATAGCCGCGGTTACTAACGGTGCAAGACAGATCGAATGTACCATAAACGGCGTGGGAGAACGCGCCGGGAATACCTCGCTGGAAGAAGTGGTGATGATCCTTCGCCAGCACCCCACCCTCAATCTCGATACCAATATCAACTCCAGGTTACTGTACGACACCAGCAAAATGGTATCTGAAGGTATGGGCATGCCCGTACAGCCCAACAAGGCCATTGTAGGGGCCAATGCCTTTGCCCACAGTTCCGGTATCCACCAGGACGGGGTGATCAAAAACAGGGAAACCTATGAGATCATAGACCCTGCCGATGTAGGGGTTACCGAATCTGCCATTGTACTCACCGCCAGGAGCGGACGTGCAGCACTGGCCTTCAGGGCCAAAAAGGTGGGGTATGAACTTACCAAACTACAATTGGATGATGTGTACCGGGAATTCCTGAAATTCGCCGACAGGAAAAAAGAGGTACTGGACGATGATATTCATCAGATCATGAATGTGTGTAAAATAACCGAAGCCAGGGCAGTATAA